One Amblyomma americanum isolate KBUSLIRL-KWMA chromosome 8, ASM5285725v1, whole genome shotgun sequence DNA window includes the following coding sequences:
- the LOC144101051 gene encoding uncharacterized protein LOC144101051 translates to MHLLIKVCLLLCVAGALAKRHRPAAAAEAEIAEDDQDPRPSDVIGDVALRDRLETMHRARLLRMLRLRRQQQQQQQQHAGSQPAPGQRLSQNAPMVAHRSGGRAAYADDESYGDDDDGDTLYGDDDEEDDERGNVRGGGDRDKGGDRRSGGRVRSSHRDPYTDVDDGDDRGDDRGDGADNYGVDRRKEKQHAEEPVDRTGAGAGSGVDDRLGSEKARDDQRLRKRMDCIVDRVNHCIEWCRLKPTDNRLRQNRDNEPCRYWKGDAKNKWMQSGICRNGRCS, encoded by the exons ATGCACCTCCTCATCAAAGTGTGCCTTCTCCTCTGCGTTGCCG GCGCCCTGGCCAAGCGCCAcaggccagcagcagcagccgaagcgGAGATAGCAGAGGACGACCAAGACCCCCGTCCCTCGGACGTCATCGGAGACGTGGCCCTGAGGGACCGCCTGGAGACCATGCACAGGGCCAGGCTGCTGCGCATGCTCAGACtgcgcaggcagcagcagcagcagcaacagcagcacgcTGGCTCTCAGCCGGCGCCAGGGCAGAGACTCAGTCAGAACGCGCCCATGGTTGCCCACCGTTCGGGCGGCCGAGCCGCCTACGCCGACGACGAGAGCTACGGAGACGACGACGACGGCGACACGCTCTACGGCGACGATGATGAGGAGGACGACGAGCGCGGGAATGTG CGAGGCGGAGGCGACAGAGACAAGGGCGGCGACCGGCGCTCGGGAGGGCGTGTTCGAAGCAGCCACCGCGACCCCTACACAGACGTCGACGACGGCGACGACCGTGGGGATGACCGTGGCGACGGAGCCGACAACTACGGCGTGGACCGCCGCAAGGAAAAGCAGCATGCAGAGGAGCCAGTGGACAGAACAGGTGCAGGAGCAGGAAGCGGCGTCGACGACCGCCTGGGGTCGGAAAAGGCTCGGGACGACCAGAGGCTGCGGAAGCGCATGGACTGCATCGTC GACCGTGTGAACCACTGCATCGAGTGGTGCCGCCTGAAGCCCACGGACAACCGGCTGAGGCAGAACAGAGACAACGAACCGTGCCGCTACTGG AAAGGGGACGCAAAGAACAAGTGGATGCAGAGCGGAATCTGTCGAAACGGAAGGTGCAGCTGA
- the LOC144101053 gene encoding neprilysin-1-like has product MAQKAAADQEESSMSETEMEFVTADFAELCLIGFGSICLIGLVAALAWYLLFYVPPGEHGGRQRINYTRLLEESINRSVAPCDNFYRFVCSGWIHKHAKNKFSVADSVQKETLLDALDAFEEVAKNHRRRQSAKSWLEGSSEFDDANKTRQEGNVHRQALRDNHATSSVHRQNSESGMLKAALIFESCKDVVDKKRSETEKLAAFMNTYTKFPAVEPQDTTSIIATVVELSLTWRINTLFKVNIFPDADEGGRPTVEIGENVDLFTWFLWRNILKDSGKLEDFFISHLQVLPHFRSARAEQLLTEIADADSQIIPSLQTDEVLPDAVTYHQLHELVPDVVGEAWVDAVNKQTEPYFKVEVGHHVSVANKHYLLQVGKILNYTAKPTLVPTFIGWTLLRQLAPRASYKAASFVYKNKASYIDACFRFVTDVMPLAASYPYLTKAPTARALATAETLTKDIRREFTAIFTNVPWMDNATRAAAVTKMGAMAEVLAKPAFLLDEGVIDEQYANFSTHANYLTASLEAARSSVRLSMKTLSSGKTTVERVTFWPLGVNAYYDVQLNAVFVSAGIMRPPYLDDKAWTAFNYAGLGAVAGHEVMHGFDSRGMNRDKQGKLHNWWSPDALNNYDGKVACLRRAYGVDSRTAEENVADFASLPAVLGAQRHRSFLHDRGKMPTFLEFSREQLFYLNYCFRLCSPEGSLGDARGPRSADEDRCNVPLKNLKEFADAFGCAKRDPMHVADKCSFWDLPVEQVDADDDEIVGYP; this is encoded by the coding sequence ATGGCCCAGAAAGCCGCTGCCGACCAGGAGGAAAGTTCGATGAGCGAGACAGAGATGGAGTTCGTGACGGCCGACTTCGCGGAACTCTGCCTGATCGGCTTCGGAAGCATATGCCTCATCGGCCTCGTCGCTGCGCTGGCCTGGTACCTGCTCTTCTACGTTCCTCCAGGGGAACACGGCGGTCGACAGCGCATCAACTACACGCGACTCCTCGAGGAGTCCATCAATCGGTCCGTGGCGCCGTGCGACAACTTCTACCGCTTCGTCTGCAGCGGCTGGATACACAAGCACGCCAAAAATAAATTCAGCGTCGCCGACTCAGTCCAGAAGGAAACGCTGCTCGACGCCTTGGACGCATTCGAAGAGGTCGCCAAGAACCATCGGCGAAGACAGTCCGCTAAGAGCTGGCTCGAAGGCTCCTCGGAATTCGACGACGCCAACAAGACGCGACAAGAGGGCAACGTCCACAGACAGGCTCTGCGAGATAACCACGCGACCTCATCCGTGCACAGACAGAACAGCGAATCAGGCATGCTCAAGGCAGCGCTCATATTCGAGTCTTGCAAAGACGTCGTCGACAAAAAACGGTCCGAGACAGAGAAACTCGCCGCGTTCATGAATACCTACACGAAGTTTCCGGCAGTGGAGCCACAGGACACGACCAGCATAATCGCGACGGTGGTCGAGCTCTCGCTCACCTGGAGAATTAACACGCTGTTCAAAGTAAACATCTTCCCCGATGCGGACGAAGGCGGACGGCCAACGGTGGAAATAGGCGAGAACGTCGACCTGTTCACTTGGTTCCTCTGGCGCAACATCCTCAAGGACTCGGGAAAGCTGGAAGACTTCTTCATCAGCCACCTGCAGGTACTTCCCCACTTCAGGTCTGCGCGCGCCGAACAGCTGCTGACCGAGATCGCTGACGCCGACTCGCAGATTATCCCCTCGCTGCAGACGGACGAGGTCCTCCCGGACGCCGTCACGTACCATCAGCTGCACGAGCTCGTTCCTGACGTCGTAGGCGAGGCGTGGGTCGACGCCGTCAACAAGCAGACGGAGCCGTACTTCAAGGTGGAAGTCGGCCACCACGTCAGCGTAGCAAACAAACACTACCTGCTACAGGTCGGCAAGATCCTCAATTACACTGCGAAACCCACGCTCGTACCCACGTTCATCGGCTGGACCCTGCTCCGTCAGCTGGCTCCGCGAGCATCGTACAAGGCGGCCAGCTTCGTCTACAAGAACAAGGCGAGTTACATCGACGCCTGCTTCAGGTTCGTCACCGACGTGATGCCACTCGCGGCAAGCTATCCCTATCTGACCAAGGCGCCCACGGCAAGGGCGCTCGCAACCGCCGAGACCTTGACCAAGGACATCAGGCGAGAGTTCACCGCCATCTTCACCAACGTCCCCTGGATGGACAACGCCACGCGCGCCGCTGCCGTCACGAAGATGGGCGCCATGGCCGAAGTCCTAGCCAAGCCCGCCTTCCTCTTGGACGAAGGCGTGATCGACGAGCAGTACGCCAACTTCTCGACGCACGCGAATTACCTGACTGCGTCGCTGGAGGCCGCCAGGTCCTCGGTCAGGCTCTCTATGAAGACGCTGTCCTCGGGCAAAACGACCGTCGAGCGAGTGACGTTCTGGCCCCTGGGCGTCAACGCCTACTACGACGTTCAGTTGAACGCCGTGTTCGTTTCGGCCGGCATCATGAGGCCTCCGTACCTGGACGACAAGGCCTGGACGGCTTTCAACTACGCGGGTCTCGGTGCTGTCGCGGGCCACGAAGTGATGCACGGGTTCGACTCTCGCGGGATGAACCGAGACAAGCAGGGCAAGCTCCACAACTGGTGGTCTCCCGACGCCCTGAACAACTACGACGGCAAGGTGGCCTGCCTGCGGCGAGCCTACGGCGTCGATTCGCGAACCGCCGAAGAGAACGTTGCCGACTTCGCTTCTCTGCCAGCTGTCCTGGGCGCGCAGCGACACCGCTCCTTCCTACACGACCGCGGAAAGATGCCGACGTTCCTGGAGTTCTCGAGGGAGCAGCTCTTCTACCTAAACTACTGCTTCAGGCTGTGCTCGCCGGAGGGGTCCCTGGGAGACGCGCGCGGACCGCGCAGCGCGGACGAGGACCGGTGCAACGTCCCGCTGAAGAACCTCAAGGAGTTCGCCGACGCATTCGGGTGCGCCAAGCGGGACCCGATGCACGTCGCGGACAAGTGCTCCTTCTGGGACCTGCCTGTGGAACAGGTCGACGCGGATGACGACGAAATAGTCGGTTATCCGTGA